Proteins encoded in a region of the Sulfurimonas marina genome:
- a CDS encoding TIGR01212 family radical SAM protein (This family includes YhcC from E. coli K-12, an uncharacterized radical SAM protein.), translating into MSLKQIYTFGSYLKDKFGCKVYKVGINISGFTCPNIDGTVAKGGCTFCENDSFSASTDQVQELKGFHLNLDSKENPFLEKQLLQLEQQFQAISARQAKEYGAEKFLVYFQSFTNTYAPFETLKALYDKALTFPNVVGLSIGTRSDSITDETLEYLSELAREKEIWIEFGIQSIYDKTLDRINRGHDSANVKEWILKSKKAGLNVCGHLIFGLPDETQEMMLETAKQAYEWGIDSVKYHPLYVVKRTALANEYGRGEFTPITEELYLDTLIKAIEMKPANINVQRITAGIDDNSLIAPEWCRDKNEQVRHINAALKKIGLKY; encoded by the coding sequence TCTCAAAGATAAATTTGGCTGCAAAGTTTATAAAGTTGGTATAAACATCTCGGGTTTTACATGCCCAAATATAGATGGAACAGTAGCAAAAGGTGGGTGTACCTTTTGTGAAAATGACTCTTTTAGTGCAAGTACCGATCAGGTACAAGAGCTCAAAGGGTTTCATCTAAATCTCGATTCTAAAGAGAACCCTTTCTTAGAGAAACAACTCCTGCAACTTGAACAACAATTTCAAGCGATCTCTGCAAGACAGGCAAAAGAGTACGGTGCTGAAAAATTCTTAGTATATTTTCAATCTTTTACAAATACTTATGCACCTTTTGAAACACTCAAAGCACTCTATGATAAAGCGCTTACATTCCCTAATGTAGTGGGGCTTAGCATCGGTACAAGAAGTGATTCTATTACTGATGAGACCTTAGAATATTTATCTGAACTTGCACGTGAAAAAGAGATATGGATAGAGTTCGGTATTCAATCTATTTACGATAAAACACTCGATCGCATCAACCGCGGACATGACAGTGCAAATGTAAAAGAGTGGATATTAAAGTCTAAAAAAGCTGGATTAAATGTATGCGGGCATTTAATCTTCGGTCTTCCTGATGAGACACAGGAGATGATGTTAGAGACTGCGAAACAAGCGTATGAGTGGGGAATTGACTCTGTAAAATATCATCCCCTTTATGTTGTAAAAAGAACCGCTTTGGCAAATGAATATGGACGTGGAGAGTTTACACCAATTACAGAGGAACTCTACCTCGATACACTTATAAAAGCGATAGAGATGAAACCTGCAAACATTAATGTTCAAAGAATTACGGCAGGAATCGATGATAATTCGCTGATCGCACCTGAGTGGTGCCGTGATAAAAACGAACAAGTTCGACACATAAATGCAGCCCTTAAAAAGATAGGACTTAAGTATTAG